The region ATTACTCAACTTGCTCGGTTTGTTTGGATGAAAACTGGAAAGTTTTTTTGCCTTTTGGGTCTGGCTAGTTGCTGGAGATGACACCAACCGTGTAGGTCAGCGTTGATCTTCCCTCGGTGATGAGATCCACAGGTGTGACCGGTGTCATCATGCCATGCTCACGATGCATTTACAGACGGTTACAAAAATCACATTGTCATAACAACCGATTGAACAGTGGTAACGAAGTGCGGGGGACTTTTCTTGCATATGTGCAGAGGCACAAATACAAGAAAAGCGGGAGACATGTCCCACGCGTTACCCATGACTGTATACACAGTATAAGAAATCTTATACAAAATGGTTtctgcaacaaacaaaaaaaaggcgaATGTTTGCCCTTTTGCGTCACAGCTTTTATCTTACAAGTTGTGAATCAAGGGGTTAAGTTAGAAGGGGGTGGAAGGGATTTGTAAAAATTCAACCGAGTTGCAgtgataatttttttcagaaaaaaaatgtaataaaaaaaactttaaggtgattggtcagattttgCGGAAACGTTATGataatttgtaaaacaaattccAAGTCTACGCAAAATAGACTTGGAATAAGCCAAGCACAAAATTTGCGAATGATGACTGAATTTGCATTAGAAGTTGACTGTAATTTTCTGCACACACAGTACAGCACAGACAGTCGGCTGCAGTGAGGTGTTGCAGAGTCAGGTAGGAGCTGCAGTGATGGAGATGAGAGCCAATAAAAGCCGTAATGTGAGACCAGAGCTCTCTGACCACTGCAAACGACTCTCCAAAGGATCCTGCTGTCTCTCTCTGTGCTGACAGACTGTCTTAACTTAATGCCTGAGCGTTTAGTcgaatgtgtgtttttttcttcttcttcttgtctaTGTCTTATTTATATCACACATTTAACAGCTGTGATGTTGCTCATTACTGTGTGTGCAGACAGCAGCGAGGAACGATGCAGGGAGCTGCAAAGGAGGTGTGAGGAGCTGGAGGCCCAACTTaaaaagaaggaggaggagaacacCGAGCTGCTCCGGGACCTGGAGCAAAAGAACGCCATGATTTCGGTCCTGGAAAACACCATCAAAGAGCGGGAGAAGAAGTACCTGGAGGAGCTTAAGATGAAGAGCCACAAGCTGGCCGTGTTGTCTGGGGAGCTGGAGCAGAGGGCAAGTACCATCGCTTACCTCACCTCGCAGCTTCACGCCACTAAGAAGAAGCTTTTGGCCGGAAGTTCCTCCGAGGCGAGTCCCAACGTCAGTCCCATCAGCTCCTACAAGCCGACACCTCCCCCCGCCAAGGACAGGCAGCCTGAAACCCCGCGTCGCCGGATGAAGAAGAGCCTCTCCCAGCCTCTTCACCCGGAGCTAACGGAGGTGTACCGCCTGGGCCCGGACGGCAGGCGGGTTGTCCTGCGAGAGCCGGTCGACGCCATGCCCGACCCGACGCCGTTCTTGCAGGCAGCCCGGGAGTCTCCCGACGCGCAGCAGGTAGTGCGTGAGCGCCCCTCAGTCATCCCTCCGATCGCCTCCGACCGCTCCCCCATCCCTCCCCTGGGCGCCGCGGCCAGCCCCCGACACAGCCCGGCTCGGGAGCGCCAGCACAGGGCCCACGTGGGCGTGGCGCACCGCATCCCGCACGGCACCCCTCCCCTCGCCCCGCCGCAGGCCGAGCTGGAGACGCTGGCAGTGGACCAGGTCAACGAGGACAAGGTTCTGCAGAAGCGCTCGGAAGCCGATAGGACAGTTTAACACTGCAATGCTGCACCTGCGCATTAACACAGATGCACATCTAGGGCCAGATGCATAAAACTCTGGTTTTATGACTAAAAGGAGCGTGACCACAAaggcaaaaatgtgtttatgcaTTCTGTTTGCCAGATTTATAAAGAGTGCCTTGCAGAGGTATTCATActgcttgaactttttcagatttgatcACGTCATCACCGCTAACTTCAGTGCATAACTTTaaaaagggaaggaaaatgatacatgtctttttaaaagtgttttaaaaagccatattcagattgttttataaacaatctGAATAGTGTGGTTAATAGTATTAACCACACTATTCCCAAAAAAACTCccaatgagttttttttctttttgtactaTTCACATGCTCTCATACTTTGCTCAACCATACGCTTCATTTTTAAGTCTTTGCAGCCTTTAACAGGATCAATTCCTTATCACccaccacagcatgatactgccaccaccatgttttacccTTGAAGTGGTGTGTTCAGGTTGTGCTGGTTTTCTACAATACATCAGTGTTTTTGCATGTCGAAAGTTCGGTTTTGGTC is a window of Xiphophorus hellerii strain 12219 chromosome 12, Xiphophorus_hellerii-4.1, whole genome shotgun sequence DNA encoding:
- the ccdc92 gene encoding coiled-coil domain-containing protein 92, whose product is MASANVTLENQLHSAQKNLLFLQQDHANTLKGLHAEIRRLQQQCTDLTYELTVRSSDPSDSSEERCRELQRRCEELEAQLKKKEEENTELLRDLEQKNAMISVLENTIKEREKKYLEELKMKSHKLAVLSGELEQRASTIAYLTSQLHATKKKLLAGSSSEASPNVSPISSYKPTPPPAKDRQPETPRRRMKKSLSQPLHPELTEVYRLGPDGRRVVLREPVDAMPDPTPFLQAARESPDAQQVVRERPSVIPPIASDRSPIPPLGAAASPRHSPARERQHRAHVGVAHRIPHGTPPLAPPQAELETLAVDQVNEDKVLQKRSEADRTV